TCAACGTGCTCGGGCCCGGGGTGCCCGAGGGTATCCTGGCGGGGCTCGAGCGGGCCGGCGCCGACGACGCGGTAGCGGCTCTGGTGCTCATCGGGGCTGGACGAAGCTTTATCGCCGGGGCGGACATCAAGACCTTTGGGCTGCCGCGCGACCGGGCGCCCGATGTGCGCGGCCTGGTCGAGGGCGTGGCGGCCAGTTCCAAGCCCGTCGTCGCCGCCATCGGTGGCGCGGCTTTGGGGGGCGGGCTCGAGCTGGCCCTGGCCTGTCACTACCGGGTGG
This genomic window from Deinococcota bacterium contains:
- a CDS encoding enoyl-CoA hydratase-related protein, with the protein product MPDLVTYEVAYDKRGDVAVLTIDNPPVNVLGPGVPEGILAGLERAGADDAVAALVLIGAGRSFIAGADIKTFGLPRDRAPDVRGLVEGVAASSKPVVAAIGGAALGGGLELALACHYRV